A region from the Alkalispirochaeta americana genome encodes:
- a CDS encoding bifunctional metallophosphatase/5'-nucleotidase has translation MIRRQTIVAQLLTLGLVLATAFSLAMCGTAPEPREPASGSFTILHTNDMHGRIEEGRFDGMGTDRLAALIEAQRQEKGAVLLLDAGDTVHGLPITNIERGASMVEVMNLIGYDAMVAGNHEFNYGQDRLLELAELAEFPILAANVTVEADGSSLLPEYVIKESGGVTVAIFGLATPETLWKSHPGGTQGLAFGHPIEASQRMVDHLQGRADVIVALAHLGFEGDYDSRLVAEAVPGIDIIVDGHSHTLLPEGYRVGNTLIVQTEEYNKNLGVVDIVVEDGVVVSATASLITKEEAQNVEPHPGVVALIETIKERQGDILNEIVGETAVFLDGERESVRVRETAFANLVIDSMRDVADSDLAFSNGGGIRASIPVGEITRGQTIQVMPFGNQVVSVELTGAQVLEVIEIGVAAYPEAAGAFMHWSGLTFSYDPSRPAGERVDPADVRVNGNSLDLAATYSVATNDFLHAGGDGLDMLPELDYSTFGSMDEVFANYIGERSPVAPEIEGRITVIGE, from the coding sequence ATGATACGACGACAGACGATTGTAGCCCAGCTACTCACTCTTGGCCTTGTGCTGGCCACGGCTTTCTCCCTGGCAATGTGCGGAACAGCACCAGAACCCCGAGAACCCGCAAGCGGATCCTTTACCATTCTGCACACCAACGACATGCACGGCCGCATTGAGGAAGGCCGGTTTGACGGCATGGGCACGGACCGCCTGGCTGCGCTCATAGAAGCCCAGCGACAGGAAAAAGGAGCCGTCCTGCTTCTTGATGCCGGCGATACCGTTCACGGCCTTCCCATAACCAACATTGAACGCGGAGCAAGCATGGTAGAGGTTATGAACCTTATCGGCTACGACGCCATGGTAGCGGGAAACCACGAGTTCAACTACGGCCAGGACCGTCTTCTGGAACTGGCTGAACTGGCAGAGTTTCCGATCCTGGCAGCAAACGTCACCGTCGAAGCCGACGGATCATCGCTCCTGCCGGAATACGTGATCAAGGAATCGGGCGGAGTCACCGTGGCGATCTTTGGCCTGGCTACACCGGAAACGCTCTGGAAAAGCCATCCCGGCGGCACCCAGGGGCTTGCCTTCGGCCATCCCATCGAGGCATCGCAGCGAATGGTGGATCATCTCCAGGGCCGTGCCGACGTGATCGTTGCCTTGGCTCACCTGGGGTTCGAGGGCGACTACGACAGCCGACTCGTGGCCGAGGCTGTGCCGGGAATCGATATCATCGTGGACGGCCATTCCCATACCCTCCTCCCCGAGGGATACCGCGTGGGCAATACCCTGATCGTCCAGACCGAGGAATACAACAAAAACCTGGGCGTGGTTGATATCGTGGTAGAAGACGGTGTTGTGGTGAGCGCCACCGCCTCGCTGATCACCAAAGAAGAGGCCCAGAACGTGGAACCTCATCCCGGGGTTGTGGCCCTGATTGAGACAATCAAGGAGCGCCAGGGCGACATTCTGAACGAGATTGTGGGAGAGACAGCGGTCTTTCTGGACGGCGAACGCGAAAGCGTGCGGGTTCGGGAAACGGCTTTTGCAAACCTGGTGATAGACTCCATGAGAGACGTGGCCGACTCCGATCTTGCTTTCAGCAACGGCGGGGGAATCCGGGCATCGATCCCTGTGGGAGAGATCACCCGTGGTCAGACAATCCAGGTCATGCCGTTTGGCAACCAGGTTGTATCGGTGGAGCTCACGGGAGCGCAGGTACTCGAGGTTATCGAAATTGGTGTAGCAGCCTACCCCGAAGCAGCCGGCGCTTTCATGCACTGGTCGGGCCTGACCTTCTCCTATGATCCTTCCCGGCCCGCCGGAGAGCGTGTTGATCCTGCCGATGTCCGTGTGAACGGCAATTCTCTGGACCTCGCCGCAACCTACAGCGTTGCCACCAACGATTTCCTCCACGCCGGAGGTGATGGTCTGGATATGTTGCCCGAGCTCGATTACTCGACCTTTGGAAGCATGGATGAGGTCTTTGCCAATTACATCGGTGAGCGGAGCCCCGTGGCCCCCGAAATCGAAGGCCGCATCACCGTGATCGGTGAATAA
- a CDS encoding MerR family transcriptional regulator, with the protein MKKEYRIGEICALYRIGPDSLRYYERKGLISPKRRENGYRVYTLDDIWRLNIIKDLRKLDFSVDQIKGYLQKRSIGTTIDLMRQELDLIEREIMPLAALRDRLSERIQVLERFSTEAVREEISLQELPDRPVLFLEDTLSTDQEVDLAFRTLQGQDDETLFLFANNDMGVVVPEEGLRQGVYTRYQKAFFFVDSRDFPRAGTIPGGTYAILVYRGSYRKSPDCFERILKFMGDRDLEIGGSALEIYRLDIHGTSREEEFITEIQIPVREK; encoded by the coding sequence ATGAAAAAAGAATACCGGATTGGCGAGATCTGTGCGCTTTACCGAATCGGCCCCGACTCGTTGCGCTACTACGAGCGAAAGGGCTTGATCTCTCCAAAGAGGAGGGAGAACGGCTACAGGGTCTACACCCTCGATGATATCTGGCGCCTCAATATCATCAAGGATCTTCGCAAACTTGACTTTTCAGTTGATCAGATAAAAGGCTATCTCCAGAAGCGTTCTATTGGAACAACGATTGATCTGATGCGGCAGGAGCTCGACCTGATCGAGCGGGAAATCATGCCCCTGGCGGCACTGCGGGACCGCCTCTCCGAGAGAATTCAGGTCCTGGAGCGTTTTTCAACCGAGGCGGTGCGTGAAGAGATCTCCCTTCAGGAGCTTCCCGATCGGCCCGTGCTCTTTCTGGAAGACACCCTCTCCACCGATCAGGAGGTCGACCTGGCCTTTCGGACACTCCAGGGTCAGGATGATGAAACCCTGTTTCTCTTTGCAAATAATGATATGGGCGTGGTTGTCCCCGAGGAGGGGCTTCGGCAGGGTGTCTATACACGGTATCAAAAGGCATTTTTCTTTGTCGATTCCCGGGATTTCCCTCGGGCCGGGACGATTCCCGGCGGCACCTATGCAATCCTGGTATACAGGGGAAGCTACCGGAAAAGCCCGGACTGTTTCGAGAGGATTCTGAAGTTCATGGGGGATCGCGATCTGGAGATTGGGGGGAGCGCGCTGGAGATCTACCGACTGGATATCCACGGCACATCTCGCGAGGAAGAGTTTATCACCGAGATCCAGATCCCTGTCAGAGAGAAATAA
- a CDS encoding MATE family efflux transporter, translated as MRNVFSSLSPVTRQFLRYLVPSVSAMWFFSIYTMIDGIFVGRGVGPLALAAVNTAMPYINTIFAVSLLAAVGSSTMITFAMGREEWDRCNHYFTLNVVVLTVLGVVITGLSLLFLNEIALFLGATPETMQDVKDYLRIIIIFSTFFMVAYSLEVLVKADGFPVYSTVFVVVAAVTNIVLDYFLVILFPLGVRGAAIATGMSQAVACVGCLVHFLGRKSNLKLVRPRWDWHALKRMFVIGFPEALTELSAAFCIFFFNLTIVRTLGAYGLAAFGVIMYLNNLVLMTMIGINQGMQPLVSYYNGRQEPWNFRRILSLGNRTAVFFSLAFLAIAQLAPGFLVALFLDPRNSEVFALSLRGLRMFSLGFLLCGFNVILAGYFTALKETLRATVICLLRGYLLIALVLLALPPLLGEPGIWMAPVVYEAITLVAALGLYAQYARAHHREKPARGPARPAPRGTPALEH; from the coding sequence ATGCGTAACGTTTTTTCATCTCTTTCGCCGGTAACCCGGCAATTTTTACGATACTTGGTGCCGTCGGTGAGCGCCATGTGGTTTTTCTCTATTTATACAATGATCGACGGAATCTTTGTGGGCCGCGGTGTGGGGCCCCTGGCACTGGCAGCAGTAAATACCGCCATGCCCTATATCAACACCATCTTTGCTGTGTCACTCCTGGCTGCAGTGGGGTCCTCTACAATGATCACCTTTGCCATGGGCCGAGAAGAATGGGATCGGTGCAACCACTACTTCACCCTGAACGTGGTGGTTCTCACCGTCCTGGGCGTGGTCATCACGGGCCTCTCGCTCCTGTTCCTGAATGAGATCGCCCTCTTTCTGGGGGCAACCCCCGAGACGATGCAGGATGTGAAGGACTATCTCAGGATAATCATCATCTTCAGCACCTTCTTCATGGTGGCCTACTCCCTGGAGGTCCTGGTGAAGGCTGATGGCTTTCCTGTCTATTCCACAGTCTTCGTGGTGGTGGCAGCGGTGACAAACATCGTCCTGGACTACTTCCTGGTCATTCTCTTTCCCCTTGGAGTACGGGGGGCGGCCATAGCAACCGGCATGTCCCAAGCCGTGGCCTGCGTGGGCTGCCTGGTGCATTTTCTCGGGAGAAAATCGAATCTTAAGCTTGTACGACCCCGCTGGGACTGGCACGCCCTCAAAAGGATGTTCGTCATAGGATTCCCCGAGGCCCTGACAGAACTCTCGGCAGCGTTCTGTATATTTTTCTTCAACTTGACGATCGTGAGAACCCTGGGGGCCTACGGCCTTGCCGCCTTTGGTGTCATCATGTACCTGAACAACCTGGTTCTCATGACGATGATCGGAATCAATCAGGGAATGCAGCCTCTGGTAAGCTATTACAACGGCCGGCAGGAACCCTGGAACTTTCGCAGGATTCTCTCCCTGGGGAATCGTACTGCGGTATTCTTTTCCCTGGCCTTTCTGGCTATAGCCCAACTGGCGCCGGGATTTCTGGTGGCACTCTTTCTTGACCCCCGGAACAGCGAGGTCTTTGCTCTTTCTCTACGGGGACTCAGGATGTTCAGTCTGGGGTTTCTCCTCTGCGGGTTTAACGTAATCCTGGCAGGATACTTTACCGCTCTTAAAGAGACGCTGCGGGCCACGGTGATCTGTCTGCTTCGGGGATATCTGTTGATAGCACTGGTGCTTCTGGCTCTCCCGCCCCTCCTGGGCGAGCCCGGCATCTGGATGGCTCCTGTGGTCTACGAGGCCATCACCCTTGTGGCCGCGCTTGGCCTGTATGCCCAATACGCCAGAGCTCACCACAGGGAAAAGCCCGCTAGAGGCCCTGCCAGGCCTGCTCCAAGAGGCACTCCAGCTCTTGAACATTAA
- a CDS encoding 1-propanol dehydrogenase PduQ, with product MTTFTLGTKILSGSESLNYLRDLKADTVCVVTDATMVSLGITELVTTLLDEEGISYRVFDSVEADPSLETVQTGLSHIIETKPDAVIAVGGGSVIDAAKAIMYFCIKTKERLLHKTEIFKPHFVAIPTTSGTGSEVTSFSVVTDTARQTKIALTDPLMVPDVAILDARFTMSVPPAVTADTGVDVITHAFEAYVSTEASTFSDILAQQALEIAFHNLQQAFRDGQCREARQFMHEASCLAGIAFTNAGLGINHSLAHAVGGRFKISHGRTNAILLPLVIAFNSGALDGREEEFGHKYDRLTHLFRLDLPTSAERLRALVTLVQRFNQALKIPPSFAALGIQEDAFRQALPVLAAKAMEDVCTTTNPRPVNVQELECLLEQAWQGL from the coding sequence ATGACTACCTTTACCTTGGGAACAAAAATTCTGTCGGGTTCGGAGAGCCTGAACTACCTTCGAGACCTGAAAGCCGATACAGTCTGTGTAGTCACCGACGCTACCATGGTTTCCCTGGGGATCACGGAGCTGGTAACAACTCTGCTTGACGAAGAAGGTATCTCATACCGGGTCTTTGATTCGGTCGAGGCAGATCCGAGCCTCGAAACGGTTCAGACCGGTCTTTCCCATATTATCGAGACCAAGCCTGATGCTGTGATCGCCGTGGGTGGCGGATCAGTGATCGATGCTGCCAAGGCAATCATGTATTTCTGCATCAAAACCAAGGAACGGCTCCTGCACAAGACGGAGATCTTCAAACCCCATTTTGTGGCCATCCCCACAACCAGTGGAACGGGATCGGAGGTAACCTCCTTTTCGGTTGTCACAGACACGGCAAGACAGACCAAAATTGCCCTGACTGATCCTCTGATGGTGCCCGATGTGGCGATCCTGGATGCCCGATTTACCATGAGCGTTCCTCCTGCCGTCACGGCCGACACCGGCGTTGATGTGATAACCCACGCCTTCGAAGCCTACGTTTCAACCGAAGCCAGTACCTTTAGCGACATCCTGGCGCAGCAGGCCCTGGAGATCGCCTTTCATAACCTCCAGCAGGCCTTCCGGGACGGCCAGTGCCGTGAGGCTCGGCAGTTCATGCACGAAGCCTCCTGTCTGGCGGGTATCGCCTTTACCAACGCTGGTCTGGGGATCAATCACAGCCTGGCCCACGCTGTGGGGGGGCGCTTCAAGATCAGCCACGGCCGGACCAACGCGATCCTTCTGCCCCTGGTGATCGCCTTCAACTCGGGAGCTCTCGACGGCCGGGAAGAGGAGTTCGGGCACAAATATGATCGCCTGACACATCTCTTCCGCCTCGATCTGCCAACATCTGCCGAACGGCTGCGGGCGCTGGTGACGCTGGTGCAGCGCTTCAACCAGGCCCTGAAAATTCCTCCTTCCTTTGCGGCCCTGGGCATCCAGGAGGATGCCTTTCGTCAGGCCCTTCCCGTGCTGGCAGCCAAGGCGATGGAGGATGTCTGTACCACCACAAACCCCCGGCCCGTTAATGTTCAAGAGCTGGAGTGCCTCTTGGAGCAGGCCTGGCAGGGCCTCTAG
- a CDS encoding GNAT family N-acetyltransferase yields MLFLRAMITEEISRLLEIDPLQALPIRGFFATRPIRHVLRQGNSLVLFGKSDYLWGYLYSAEPAVSTPWSVSPGATTTPATALPETHQKAGKEELTELLRECRRITPYFANVQPWMANVLAASGSFEWKMDTRRLYFPFSSREPASGDIVHQSDPWKTGSWQGEDPSGLTGLLPSIDPGKARFIQDNSDYKEYTSTEYIQERLEEDISSGILRQGELVAWGLTHDDRSLGFLHVLSSCRRQGLAEGVLRDLVRKRCARGETPFLNVEPRNQASMKLVEKIGFLPDRTVSWVKMNPPWE; encoded by the coding sequence ATGCTATTCTTGCGGGCCATGATCACCGAAGAAATCAGCCGCCTCCTGGAGATCGATCCGCTCCAGGCCTTGCCGATCCGGGGGTTTTTTGCAACCAGGCCGATCAGGCATGTCCTTCGCCAGGGGAACTCCCTGGTTCTTTTCGGCAAAAGCGACTATCTCTGGGGATACCTCTATTCTGCGGAGCCTGCAGTTTCCACGCCTTGGTCAGTCTCGCCGGGTGCAACCACTACCCCGGCAACGGCCCTTCCCGAAACACACCAGAAGGCCGGAAAAGAAGAACTGACGGAACTTCTCCGGGAGTGTCGGAGGATAACACCCTATTTTGCAAATGTGCAGCCCTGGATGGCGAACGTTCTTGCAGCTTCAGGATCCTTTGAATGGAAAATGGACACCCGGAGACTCTATTTCCCCTTCTCCTCTCGGGAACCGGCCTCTGGAGACATCGTTCATCAGAGCGATCCCTGGAAGACAGGATCCTGGCAGGGAGAAGATCCCTCCGGCCTGACGGGGCTGCTCCCCTCGATAGATCCCGGGAAAGCCCGGTTTATCCAGGACAACTCCGATTATAAGGAGTACACCTCGACGGAATATATCCAGGAGCGGCTTGAAGAAGATATTTCGTCGGGGATACTCCGGCAGGGCGAACTGGTCGCCTGGGGACTCACCCACGATGACCGATCCCTGGGATTTCTTCACGTTCTTTCATCCTGCCGCCGCCAGGGTCTGGCCGAAGGGGTTCTGCGAGACCTGGTACGAAAACGGTGTGCTCGGGGAGAGACTCCCTTCCTGAATGTGGAGCCCCGGAACCAGGCATCCATGAAGCTGGTGGAAAAAATCGGGTTTCTTCCGGACCGGACCGTCTCGTGGGTGAAGATGAATCCCCCCTGGGAGTGA
- the cobT gene encoding nicotinate-nucleotide--dimethylbenzimidazole phosphoribosyltransferase — translation MRLVMTGIGQAEMDECPQGALEVEYCGVCRTDGKLYLEGQRDLHLPRVPGHEAVVRDREGGQRFVLWPGIACGNCRDCRQGKEQRCRTIRIMGFHFDGAFASSLDPPRGSSFITIPVPPTEHPELYTFAEPLGCIFHAFDNLRGDERSVLVYGAGTLGLMAWRLARDRGIPAVILERSQEKIDLVARRFPAVPVRKELQNSRYGAVVCACSDYQAFCSGITKLAKGGILLHFSGITKNETVSTNLLNIIHYKELALAGTYGLHPRDMERAVAFIAREEEFFALLVEEVISPEDFPRLARDVYQGTRLKYILQPGRARCGDSFSDPPVGPISCEGSPEQRPGARDILEGQKIFPVSASIRSAARHRMDRKAKPLGALGDLEDLAVQLCAVQNTLDPQVRRKVMVIFAADHGVAEEGVSAYPPEVTARMVDTFARGGAAINVLSRLHGLDLTVVDMGVRGAVASHRKIMNKWIGPGTRNSALQPAMTSRQAMESLKRGREVFLELMDRHGPIDLAGFGEMGIGNTTAASAIIALATGKTAQEVAGRGTGLDDEGLRRKIEVLEKIIALHRGGQEEGPDGLDILRSVGGFEIGGIAGALLAAASARTLVVLDGLISTAAGIIAAMIEPAVKDYIIVSHASVEPGHRAACGFLGVKPLVDLSLRLGEGSGAALAMPLIESAAAVMRDMASLEEAGVVPPGDRARS, via the coding sequence ATGAGACTTGTCATGACGGGGATCGGTCAGGCCGAGATGGACGAGTGCCCTCAGGGTGCCCTGGAAGTGGAGTACTGCGGTGTTTGCCGTACCGATGGAAAACTCTACCTCGAGGGACAGCGTGATCTTCACCTGCCTCGCGTGCCAGGCCACGAAGCGGTGGTGCGGGACCGGGAAGGGGGGCAACGCTTTGTACTTTGGCCGGGTATCGCCTGCGGCAACTGCCGGGACTGCCGTCAGGGAAAGGAGCAGCGGTGCCGGACGATCAGGATCATGGGGTTCCACTTCGACGGTGCTTTCGCATCCTCTCTTGACCCTCCCCGGGGGTCATCGTTTATCACGATCCCGGTTCCTCCCACGGAGCATCCCGAGCTCTATACGTTTGCAGAACCTCTGGGGTGTATCTTCCACGCCTTTGATAATCTGAGGGGGGATGAGCGAAGCGTGCTGGTCTACGGTGCGGGAACGCTGGGTCTCATGGCCTGGCGCCTGGCTCGGGATCGAGGTATTCCAGCGGTGATTCTGGAACGAAGCCAGGAAAAGATAGATCTGGTGGCCCGACGGTTTCCTGCGGTGCCGGTGCGAAAGGAGCTGCAGAATAGCCGGTACGGGGCAGTAGTGTGTGCCTGTTCCGACTATCAGGCGTTCTGTTCGGGGATCACCAAGCTTGCGAAAGGAGGAATTCTCCTCCATTTTAGCGGAATAACAAAGAACGAGACAGTTTCCACAAATCTGCTCAATATCATCCACTACAAAGAGCTTGCTCTGGCGGGAACTTACGGATTGCACCCCCGGGATATGGAACGGGCCGTGGCGTTTATTGCCCGGGAGGAAGAGTTTTTTGCCCTCCTGGTGGAAGAGGTGATTTCCCCGGAGGATTTTCCGCGACTCGCCCGGGATGTGTACCAGGGAACGAGGCTCAAGTACATTCTTCAGCCTGGCCGGGCACGTTGTGGGGATTCTTTCTCCGATCCCCCGGTTGGCCCGATATCCTGTGAAGGTTCGCCGGAGCAACGCCCGGGCGCGCGGGATATTTTGGAGGGGCAGAAAATCTTCCCCGTGTCTGCGTCGATCCGAAGTGCTGCACGGCACCGCATGGACCGCAAGGCCAAGCCCCTGGGGGCTCTGGGAGACCTGGAAGATCTGGCGGTCCAGCTCTGCGCGGTTCAGAATACCTTGGACCCCCAGGTCAGACGGAAAGTTATGGTGATCTTTGCTGCCGATCACGGTGTGGCCGAGGAGGGCGTTTCGGCGTATCCGCCCGAGGTGACCGCTCGAATGGTAGATACCTTCGCCCGGGGCGGGGCCGCTATCAACGTTCTCTCCCGCCTTCATGGCCTTGATCTGACCGTGGTCGACATGGGTGTAAGGGGAGCAGTCGCCTCTCACAGGAAAATCATGAACAAATGGATCGGCCCGGGCACCAGAAACAGCGCTCTCCAGCCAGCCATGACCTCCCGGCAGGCCATGGAATCGCTCAAGCGGGGCCGGGAGGTCTTTTTGGAACTGATGGACCGTCATGGACCGATAGATCTGGCAGGATTCGGGGAGATGGGAATCGGCAACACCACGGCGGCCTCGGCGATTATCGCCCTGGCCACGGGGAAAACTGCCCAGGAGGTGGCAGGCCGTGGTACCGGTCTGGACGACGAAGGACTGCGGCGAAAGATCGAGGTTCTGGAAAAAATTATAGCGCTCCACCGAGGAGGCCAGGAGGAGGGCCCGGATGGTCTTGATATCCTCCGTTCTGTGGGAGGATTCGAGATCGGTGGAATCGCCGGAGCTCTTCTTGCGGCAGCTTCCGCACGAACTCTGGTGGTTCTGGACGGGCTTATCTCGACTGCCGCCGGTATAATAGCCGCCATGATCGAACCGGCAGTGAAGGACTATATTATTGTATCCCACGCTTCGGTGGAGCCGGGCCACAGGGCGGCGTGTGGTTTTCTCGGGGTGAAGCCTCTGGTCGATCTCTCCCTGCGCCTTGGTGAAGGATCAGGAGCTGCCCTGGCAATGCCTCTGATAGAGAGCGCTGCTGCCGTCATGAGAGACATGGCTTCCCTGGAGGAGGCGGGAGTGGTTCCGCCGGGAGATCGCGCCCGATCCTGA